A window of Calorimonas adulescens contains these coding sequences:
- a CDS encoding ABC transporter ATP-binding protein: MLRKFISYYKPHIWLLILDLVCALLISAADLVYPMVTRDLINNVIPQGNTRLIFIIGGALFIIYFIRMIMEYIVGYYGHLLGVKMEYDMRKELFSHIMDLSFDFFDSNRTGHIMSRVVNDLNEISEMAHHGPEDLLISTIKIIGAFILLCTINIRLTFIIFTIVPFMLYFMVTYNFKLEKTFRKMREKLADVNAGLENSISGIRVVKSFTNEDKERVKFDRGNEMFKEARGQAVKQIGIFDSGTNFLSNLTIVITIVAGGYYVSAGMINSGDLVAYLIYISQFLQPLNTFVRFTEMFQQGMAGFKRFQELMSIEPTIVDKPGAIELNDIKGDVEFDDVSFSYDGDKKVLSGINLKVRAGETVAIVGPSGAGKTTMCSLIPRFYDIDSGTIRIDGIDIRDITLNSLRKNIGIVQQDVFLFPGSIKENISYGYPEATDEDIIEAARLANAHDFIMEMPYGYDTYIGERGVKLSGGQKQRISIARMFLKNPKILILDEATSSLDTLSEAVIQESIERLAEDRTTFIIAHRLATIRNARRIIVLTENGIEEEGSHAELISRKGLYYELYNSQFESLLTH, from the coding sequence ATGCTTAGAAAATTCATCAGCTACTATAAGCCGCATATATGGCTTTTAATACTGGACCTTGTATGTGCTCTTTTAATTTCTGCTGCAGACCTGGTGTACCCTATGGTGACGCGAGACCTCATAAACAATGTCATTCCACAAGGTAATACAAGGCTTATATTTATCATAGGTGGGGCATTGTTTATAATATACTTTATCAGAATGATAATGGAATACATTGTGGGTTATTATGGACATCTTTTGGGTGTGAAGATGGAATATGATATGAGGAAAGAGCTGTTCTCCCATATTATGGACCTGTCTTTTGACTTTTTTGACAGCAACAGGACAGGACATATCATGTCAAGGGTTGTAAATGACTTGAACGAGATATCGGAAATGGCACATCATGGGCCGGAAGACCTTCTGATTTCCACTATAAAAATCATTGGTGCATTTATTCTCCTCTGCACCATAAATATAAGACTAACATTTATAATATTTACCATAGTACCATTTATGCTCTATTTTATGGTGACATACAACTTTAAACTGGAGAAAACATTCCGCAAGATGAGGGAGAAACTGGCCGACGTGAATGCCGGGCTGGAGAACTCCATATCCGGCATAAGGGTGGTAAAGTCATTTACCAACGAGGATAAGGAAAGGGTTAAGTTTGACCGGGGTAATGAGATGTTTAAAGAGGCAAGAGGCCAGGCCGTAAAGCAGATTGGAATATTTGATTCCGGTACTAATTTCCTCTCCAACCTCACCATAGTTATAACTATTGTGGCGGGAGGCTATTATGTCTCTGCTGGCATGATAAATTCCGGTGACCTTGTAGCATATCTCATTTATATAAGCCAGTTTTTACAGCCTTTAAATACATTTGTCCGCTTCACTGAGATGTTTCAGCAGGGTATGGCCGGTTTTAAAAGGTTTCAGGAACTCATGTCCATTGAGCCTACTATAGTAGATAAACCCGGGGCAATTGAACTGAATGATATAAAAGGCGATGTTGAATTTGATGATGTCAGTTTCAGCTATGATGGCGACAAAAAAGTACTTTCGGGCATTAATCTGAAGGTAAGGGCAGGGGAAACTGTAGCAATAGTTGGGCCATCAGGGGCAGGGAAGACAACCATGTGCAGCCTTATACCCAGGTTTTATGATATAGACAGCGGCACTATACGGATAGATGGGATTGACATAAGGGATATCACACTCAATTCCTTAAGAAAGAACATAGGGATAGTGCAGCAGGATGTATTCCTTTTCCCCGGCAGCATAAAAGAAAATATATCCTATGGATATCCAGAAGCCACTGATGAAGATATCATCGAGGCTGCAAGGCTTGCCAATGCCCATGACTTTATAATGGAGATGCCCTATGGCTACGACACCTATATAGGGGAGAGAGGAGTTAAGCTCTCCGGCGGACAGAAGCAGAGGATTTCCATAGCGAGGATGTTTTTGAAAAATCCCAAGATATTGATACTGGATGAGGCTACCTCATCTCTGGATACATTGAGCGAGGCAGTAATTCAGGAATCCATAGAGAGATTGGCTGAAGACAGGACAACCTTCATCATAGCACACAGGCTGGCCACTATTAGAAATGCCAGGAGGATAATCGTCTTAACGGAAAACGGCATAGAGGAAGAGGGCAGCCATGCGGAGCTGATATCCAGAAAAGGCCTTTACTATGAGCTATATAACTCACAGTTTGAATCTCTATTGACGCATTAA